The genomic stretch GGTCCCCAGAGTTTCCCTTCGCCCTGGGGCACTCGCTTTGACTCCTACTGACCCCAGACCTGGCTCCCTTTAGAACAGCTGAGACAGGTTTGCATTTTCAAAAGGAAGTTTATTAATATTGAAAGGGTCAAACCAGAGAGCACAGAATATACAGCTGTCTGGTTTCTAAGCATGGCCTCTGCTCTGACAGTAATTATGCTCCGGCTTCCAGCCCAGGGCAGCTGCGCAGGCCTTTGACGAGTTAGAGTCCCCGCAGCTCCCTGCCTGTCTCTGCCTGACGGCATTCTCTTTCCCACCCCCTGGGAACGGCATCCGGGTCAAGCTGACCCCTTGGTAAGGACAGGAGCCTTTTCTCTCCCAGCCACCCACCCGGGTCTGCCTCAGCGTGGCTCCCGCAGGCGTTCCTTGTCCAGCTGGGCGAGGCCCACCTTGCTGGCCTCTTCTGGGCAGTGGCCTCCCCCCAGGTCCCTGTCCCTGCAGCTACGGCCCCCCTGCAGCAGACCCCAGGCCTTGCTCCCGCGAGACGTCCGCCTGCAGCCTCGCCGCGGCCCCCGCCTTCCTGGAGGCCTCCCGGCGCCGGGCAGAGGGCTCGTAGGAGCTCTCGTCGCTCCCCGGGCCCGGCCAGCTCCTGCCCAGGCCCAGCAGGGCGCGGCCTTGGCGGAGGAAGTTGGGGCTGGAGAAGCAGTAGAGCACGGGGTCCAGGACGCTGTTGAGGTAGGTGAAGGCCAGGGAGCCGTGGAAGAGCGCCACGCAGACCTCGAGCGCGCGGCAGGCGCGCAGCCGCAAGGCCACCAGGGCCGCCGTGCCGAAGACGACGCTGGGCAGGAAGCAGACGACGTAGACGGCCACCACGGCGGCCAGCACGCGCACGGCCCTCCGCGGGCCCGCCCGGCCGCCCAGGCCGCGGCGCCGGACGGTGAGGCCGATGCTCACGATGGCGAAGAGGATGAGCGCCAGCGGCAGCAGGAACTCCAGCACGTACAGCGCCCGGTGCCAGCGCAGCCCGGCCGAGGGCGCCGCGTCCAGGGTGTAGCTGAGGCAGGTGCCCTCCGAGGGCTCGGCGCCGAGCAGGTGTCCGTTGAGGAGCAGGATGGCCGCCCAGAGCGCCGCGGCCACCCGGGCGGCCGCCGCCACCGAGGCTCGGCTCAGCGCGTGGTGGGGCCGCGCCACCTTCAGGTAGCGGTTGAGCGCGATGGCGGCGAGGAAGACGACGCTGGCCGTGCGGTTGGCGGACAGCAGGAAGAGGTTGAGCTTGCAGGCGGCCGGCCCGAAGCGCCAGCGCTCCCCGCGGCGGTAGTAGTCCACGCGCAGCGGCAGGTTGAGCAGCAGGAGGAAGTCGGCCGCCACCAGGCTGGCCAGCAGCACCGTGTTGGACGTCCAGGGCCGCGTGCGGAAGCAGAAGATGAGGAGCGCCAGGCTGTTCCCCGCCAGGCCCAGGACGAACTCCACGCCCAGGGCGGGCGCCAGCAACGCGCTCACCGTCGGCGAGGGaggcagggcgcaggcgcccgaCGCGTTTCCCGGGGACCTCGACGCGTCTCCCGGGGCCCCCCAAACAGCTGtgaagaaggagggagagggggagagggaggagggagaaagagaggagggagagagagaggcggagagagggagagaaggggagggagcaggagagCTCAGGTTGAGAGTCTCCATGCGCTGCTTGGGCCCGGGGCCTGAGAAGCCTCCAGAACCTTCCTACCCCTTGATGGGTGTCTGGGCCCGGTGGGACGAGTGCTTGCTATCAGCAGGACGGCCACAATGACACAATATCCTGGGGTTTT from Dasypus novemcinctus isolate mDasNov1 chromosome 17, mDasNov1.1.hap2, whole genome shotgun sequence encodes the following:
- the OXER1 gene encoding oxoeicosanoid receptor 1, with the translated sequence METLNLSSPAPSPSLPLSASLSPSSLSPSSLSPSPSFFTAVWGAPGDASRSPGNASGACALPPSPTVSALLAPALGVEFVLGLAGNSLALLIFCFRTRPWTSNTVLLASLVAADFLLLLNLPLRVDYYRRGERWRFGPAACKLNLFLLSANRTASVVFLAAIALNRYLKVARPHHALSRASVAAAARVAAALWAAILLLNGHLLGAEPSEGTCLSYTLDAAPSAGLRWHRALYVLEFLLPLALILFAIVSIGLTVRRRGLGGRAGPRRAVRVLAAVVAVYVVCFLPSVVFGTAALVALRLRACRALEVCVALFHGSLAFTYLNSVLDPVLYCFSSPNFLRQGRALLGLGRSWPGPGSDESSYEPSARRREASRKAGAAARLQADVSREQGLGSAAGGP